From the Hevea brasiliensis isolate MT/VB/25A 57/8 chromosome 13, ASM3005281v1, whole genome shotgun sequence genome, the window ATTGGAAATTTGTTATACAATATGATCTGGTTTATCGTGCACCCAAAACAAGATGAATGGTGAGACCCAGACGAatatatcaaagctcataaaaaaagtaaataaatttttGTCAAACAATTGAATCATGGTAATAAAAACTAGAAAAAGGTTAACAATCCAGTGATTAATAGACTTCATTtgattttgatttctttttcttcttttttttttattgatttgccTTCAACTAATATTCAAACTCAAGATTTCTCGCCTCTGAAATGACTCAATATAATTATTTATCCAAAGCTTTAGGGAGTCAAAtgatgacatacctcatttaccatATCTATTAGGGAGTATTCAATCAGACAGAAAAGATGGCTAAGAGAAAACTGTGAAGGAAGTGTTCCATCAGGACGGCCTGGAATAATCATTGCCATTAGTCCTCCAGGAGCAATCTCTTCTGCTCTAGCAGCTAAAAATGATTCCATGTCCATTGCATACTGATTAGAATAGGCTTCACCAACTTCATTTGGTGCATTTGCATAATGAATTCTTCCCCTATTACACACACAAGAATTCAAGTCACTTAGCTCTTGTGGTGCCCTGGAAAGCCATTGCAATGCCGAAGCCGAGTGGACGAAGTTTAGGGATGATTTTGGAAACAATCTGCCATGGAAGGATCCTGGAACTCCAGCACCAAAGTATCCTCTGTTTGAAGGAAAATTGGCAAAGAGGGTATTGAAATCATTGGAAGTATGGTCATTGAAATATACTTGAAACTCTGGAAGGTTTGAGTTGCTTTTGGTTTTGTATTTCTGTGTTACACCTTCTACTATGTTCTCCACTGCAATGAATGTGTTGGGTCCTGTTGAACAGCCTAAATCTGCAATGGTAAACACACTTGAAGAAGCTTGTTCTATATCAAGGTTTTCAATAATCCCCCTGAGCAACATTGATTTTGCTCTCTCTACTGCATTTTTCTACATGAGAAATACAGAATAGTCATTTCATCATCTCATAGATTAGAGATATAAATCAAGGGGAAATTCTTGTTTACACTAGATTTACCATGGATTCAAGACACGTGTATGTGGGATTCATGTATTTAATAAGTGGGGGTTTCACCATAAATTTTGTGTCTTAAATTCATAGTAGATCGAATTTAGACAAGAAAAATTTTAAACGAAGACATGTTCTAaacatacaaacaataaataatatGCCAAATGTTAACATTATCATGAAGGAAATTCTTACTTAAACTCgattcattgtgaatttaagatataaatatataggATACACATTCTAACATACATCTTATATTTTGGATTTGTAATAAATGATATTTAAGTAAGAAAAATCTTTAGTTAAGTAATTACAGATTTGTAATAGACTATATATAAGCAAGAAAAATTGCTAGTTAAGTACTTGTAATATTGCCTAAATCTGATCCATTATGGCCTAACAAGATATAGAATGGGacctatttatttttattggatTCATGATAAATCGGTTTTAGATAAGAAAAATCCATCTCTTAATGCAGAAAGTCATAAAAATGCAACCTAAAAATCATTCACATAGCATAGAAATGCATCCCTAGCATTGTCTAAAAAAAATCATGAGCAAATTTCTAGTGAAGAAGTATATAACCAATAATAATTCCAGATAAAGATAGATTTTAATAGCAGCACCTGTCTATAGGAGTTCTTGATGTAGCTGTAATGCCCATTTCCACCATTCATGGGAAATGATTCTTCCATAGGTCTCTCCTTTCCCATGCCTAACAATCCCTAGCAAGGAGAAATTTTCAAAGTTTCTCACAGAAATCTACTTGTTTTGGAAGGAATATCTCTAATTCTACAAGGCGCTTCTACAAGATGCTATTAGTTACTTCTCTTATATAGCACAAATTGTTTTGTTCTTCTTTGTAGTTTCAGTCAAAACAAACATATAATAACCATGTAATTTAattctttgcttttttttttagatatatataaaaatttcaattggaattttatattaaaatattgagTGAATAAACCATTTCAACCTGAAATTCATCAAAAAAATTTCGTGGCACTCAAAATTTTTAACATACCTCAACTCCTGTAAATAGAATTAAGATATCCTTAAAATCCCCAAACTAAAGAACATAAATTTTAATCGTACTAACATGATGTTTTGCTGACTGAGATTCGAAATATATCTTAATTTTCTTTCACAAGAGTTGAAGTGTGTTATGAAATACTTATAGGAGTTGAATATGTTATGAAATAAAACGTTTAAAAAATTCAAGTGACAtaaaatttttttgataaaatttaaaagtaaactTAAATAACCCGTCTAAAATATTCATTACATAAAAATTTATAGACAAAATACTCGTCCTatttaaaaatccatttaattcaataaaaattaaaaaaaatcatccagttatatattttatcaaatatcaagatttttttttttaatttagcatTACAGAATTCTCAATGATGAATTTTTTTGTTGTTTAGTTGGTTGTCATTACCATTTGTCTAGTCTTGGATGATTTTGTTCATATCATGCAACTTGGAAAAATAGGCTAAAACCATAAACCCAGTAGCAAAAAGACAAagacttttctttttttattcacAGTTAAAATATAGCCGGACACATCAAAATTAAATAATGAGATTTGATAAatcttataatttaatattttttatttttaaaattaaataatttaatttttaaaatttattaaaatttatattttaatttattcattcaatttttaatttaatagatcgttaattataatgaaaatgatcaaaatacctttAACTATATATTTTCTAACTAAAACGATTTAGTCTTatggttttatattataaacaaaatagtcttttaatttaaattttataaacaaAATAGTCCATTAATTTAATCTACTGTATATAATATAAAACCTCAAGAACTAAATTATTTAAGTTAGATAATATATGTAAcacctctaatttttaaatttattattttatgggtaaatattaatattttattttatttaaattttaggaaaattatttgaaattttttagattttagaaatcggattcgattttctaaaaatataaaactttgatgatttttaaaaatcaatttaaagaccacgtggcaaaactaaaaatatatatagACTCTCACAATTTTTttcgtttttttattttttttttttttttttttcattttttctatCCCAAGgcacaaaaaaaatttttttttttgtgttatgAATTATATTCAGGCAGAGCAGGACGGGGATGGATGGGCGAATCCGAatccctctttctctctttctttcttcctctttcgcTCTCCTCTTTCTCCTCCTCTCTTCCCTCTCTTCTCCTCCACTCGCCACTCCACCCGCCCCGACCCTCCCCCACCCACACCCACACTGCACCCCACACTCAAAGCTTTGGCGCGCTTAAAGCATTTAGAAAAAACGCAGGCCCCCGCCCCAGTCCCCACACGCACTTTCCACTTCACCTTCACCAATCCGACCCCAAATCACATCGATGTCAAACCTCATCTC encodes:
- the LOC110657611 gene encoding loganic acid O-methyltransferase-like; protein product: MRFDIDVIWGRIGEGEVESACGDWGGGLRVEGLLGMGKERPMEESFPMNGGNGHYSYIKNSYRQKNAVERAKSMLLRGIIENLDIEQASSSVFTIADLGCSTGPNTFIAVENIVEGVTQKYKTKSNSNLPEFQVYFNDHTSNDFNTLFANFPSNRGYFGAGVPGSFHGRLFPKSSLNFVHSASALQWLSRAPQELSDLNSCVCNRGRIHYANAPNEVGEAYSNQYAMDMESFLAARAEEIAPGGLMAMIIPGRPDGTLPSQFSLSHLFCLIEYSLIDMVNEGLVSKDKLDMFNLPMYSPSVEELRALVEKNGYFSFAEMEIHETSIPLPPAGVCRAGLESFVCKHFGTEITEQIFDRYSAKFAELPQGTAAHCSSISLFILLKRRRI